In Phoenix dactylifera cultivar Barhee BC4 chromosome 11, palm_55x_up_171113_PBpolish2nd_filt_p, whole genome shotgun sequence, the following are encoded in one genomic region:
- the LOC103722886 gene encoding transcription factor PIF4-like isoform X5 produces MRTETAAGGKSIPFLFHSLHLLFFKAAHSITVELEEKGTTLEKEANSCAMNHYVPHWNLEDDSTSFRVLPATNQKKTIWLDDELVELVWQDGRVITHSQTHRKSPPAIGEFKQAQKAEPAPKCRGPLGIWSNLSQEDETASWFQYSLDDSLEKEFCPEFFCGMPNVDAIGTGKMTKDVAAEGERPTKFGAIEETNVFAGSDPEQSSIRFKENTMPPPKTNVIASTQQAPCLPSSNLVNFPHFSRPGPVMADVGSLNGQLGKESGKRIRLGAGESTSMMTIASSICGSNQIQAQPDPSHTMSSDTAGVAAIGLKEDAQMTSPSERTRTNTYDVTVTSSSGGSGCSFGRAGRQSAINQSHKRKGRDAEESECQSEEADYEYVEANKLAQRSPFTRRSRSAEVHNLSERRRRDRINEKMKALQELIPHCNKTDKASMLDEAIEYLKSLQLQVQIMWMGSGMAPMMFPAVQQYMSRMGMGMGHASMPSIHGPVQLPRVPFINQSIASTSTAHQMPLCLSPALNALNFPNQMQNVHLPGSYAPYLGFHHMRAPSQEMDFYTYGSRMVQQNQTAAAPNSSILPTAGEVPAENNQNNKSEENLVRPCDVDCHLVVSSPDVGLMDTLITL; encoded by the exons ATGAGGACAGAGACCGCAGCAGGAGGGAAATCTATTCCATTTCTATTTCATAGTCtccatctcctcttcttcaAAGCAGCGCACAGCATAACAGTAGAGTTGGAAGAGAAAGGAACCACCTTGGAG AAGGAAGCTAACAGTTGTGCGATGAATCATTATGTTCCTCACTGGAATTTGGAAGATGACTCCACATCTTTTAGAGTTCTTCCTGcaacaaatcagaaaaaaacTATCTG GCTGGACGATGAGCTTGTAGAGCTTGTGTGGCAAGATGGGCGTGTAATCACACACAGTCAGACTCATCGGAAATCCCCTCCCGCCATCggtgaatttaaacaagctcagAAAGCTGAGCCAGCACCAAAGTGCCGGGGGCCTCTCGGAATTTGGAGCAATCTGAGTCAAGAAGATGAAACTGCATCATGGTTCCAATACTCTCTTGATGATTCGCTAGAAAAAGAGTTCTGCCCAGAATTCTTCTGTGGAATGCCAAATGTAGATGCCATTGGTACCGGTAAGATGACTAAAGATGTCGCTGCAGAGGGAGAGAGGCCCACAAAATTTGGTGCAATCGAGGAAACAAATGTGTTTGCTGGGTCTGATCCTGAGCAATCCAGTATTCGTTTCAAGGAAAACACAATGCCACCTCCTAAAACAAACGTTATTGCTTCTACCCAGCAGGCTCCTTGTTTGCCAAGTAGCAATCTCGTAAATTTTCCGCACTTCTCAAGGCCAGGGCCAGTGATGGCTGATGTGGGATCATTGAATGGGCAGCTGGGGAAGGAATCAGGGAAGAGGATTCGGTTAGGGGCAGGAGAGTCCACCTCGATGATGACAATCGCATCAAGTATCTGCGGTAGCAACCAGATTCAAGCTCAGCCTGATCCCAGCCACACCATGAGCAGTGATACTGCAGGAGTTGCTGCAATAGGCCTGAAGGAGGATGCCCAGATGACATCACCATCGGAGAGAACGCGAACAAACACGTATGATGTTACTGTTACTTCATCATCAGGTGGGTCTGGTTGTAGTTTTGGAAGAGCAGGACGGCAGAGTGCCATCAATCAGAGCCACAAAAGAAAGGGAAGAGATGCAGAGGAATCCGAATGCCAGAGCGAG GAGGCTGACTATGAGTATGTGGAGGCAAACAAGCTAGCTCAACGGTCTCCATTTACACGAAGAAGCCGTTCTGCTGAAGTCCATAATCTCTCGGAGAGG AGAAGAAGGGACAGAATAAATGAAAAGATGAAGGCATTGCAAGAGCTCATACCTCATTGCAACAAG actGACAAAGCATCGATGCTAGATGAGGCAATTGAGTACTTGAAGTCCCTTCAACTGCAAGTTCAG ATAATGTGGATGGGAAGTGGCATGGCACCGATGATGTTTCCTGCTGTCCAACAATACATGTCGCGCATGGGTATGGGAATGGGTCATGCTTCCATGCCCTCTATACATGGTCCAGTCCAATTACCAAGAGTCCCATTCATCAATCAGTCTATAGCCTCGACTTCGACGGCACACCAGATGCCACTGTGCCTCTCTCCAGCCTTGAATGCATTGAACTTTCCTAATCAGATGCAGAATGTCCATCTTCCTGGATCATATGCCCCGTACCTTGGCTTCCATCACATGAGAGCACCCTCTCAG GAAATGGATTTCTATACATACGGATCTCGCATGGTGCAGCAGAATCAGACAGCAGCAGCGCCGAACAGCAGCATCCTTCCTACTGCTGGAGAAGTTCCTGCTGAGAATAATCAAAACAACAAATCTG AGGAAAATCTGGTCAGACCGTGTGATGTGGATTGCCACCTTGTTGTCTCCTCCCCTGATGTTGGCCTGATGGATACTCTAATTACTTTGTAG
- the LOC103722886 gene encoding transcription factor PIF4-like isoform X7, with amino-acid sequence MRTETAAGGKSIPFLFHSLHLLFFKAAHSITVELEEKGTTLEKEANSCAMNHYVPHWNLEDDSTSFRVLPATNQKKTIWSRSAPFPSISSTISRLDDELVELVWQDGRVITHSQTHRKSPPAIGEFKQAQKAEPAPKCRGPLGIWSNLSQEDETASWFQYSLDDSLEKEFCPEFFCGMPNVDAIGTGKMTKDVAAEGERPTKFGAIEETNVFAGSDPEQSSIRFKENTMPPPKTNVIASTQQAPCLPSSNLVNFPHFSRPGPVMADVGSLNGQLGKESGKRIRLGAGESTSMMTIASSICGSNQIQAQPDPSHTMSSDTAGVAAIGLKEDAQMTSPSERTRTNTYDVTVTSSSGGSGCSFGRAGRQSAINQSHKRKGRDAEESECQSEEADYEYVEANKLAQRSPFTRRSRSAEVHNLSERRRRDRINEKMKALQELIPHCNKTDKASMLDEAIEYLKSLQLQVQIMWMGSGMAPMMFPAVQQYMSRMGMGMGHASMPSIHGPVQLPRVPFINQSIASTSTAHQMPLCLSPALNALNFPNQMQNVHLPGSYAPYLGFHHMRAPSQEMDFYTYGSRMVQQNQTAAAPNSSILPTAGEVPAENNQNNKSGSCI; translated from the exons ATGAGGACAGAGACCGCAGCAGGAGGGAAATCTATTCCATTTCTATTTCATAGTCtccatctcctcttcttcaAAGCAGCGCACAGCATAACAGTAGAGTTGGAAGAGAAAGGAACCACCTTGGAG AAGGAAGCTAACAGTTGTGCGATGAATCATTATGTTCCTCACTGGAATTTGGAAGATGACTCCACATCTTTTAGAGTTCTTCCTGcaacaaatcagaaaaaaacTATCTGGTCAAGATCTGCTCCCTTTCCTTCCATTTCTTCTACAATTTCTAG GCTGGACGATGAGCTTGTAGAGCTTGTGTGGCAAGATGGGCGTGTAATCACACACAGTCAGACTCATCGGAAATCCCCTCCCGCCATCggtgaatttaaacaagctcagAAAGCTGAGCCAGCACCAAAGTGCCGGGGGCCTCTCGGAATTTGGAGCAATCTGAGTCAAGAAGATGAAACTGCATCATGGTTCCAATACTCTCTTGATGATTCGCTAGAAAAAGAGTTCTGCCCAGAATTCTTCTGTGGAATGCCAAATGTAGATGCCATTGGTACCGGTAAGATGACTAAAGATGTCGCTGCAGAGGGAGAGAGGCCCACAAAATTTGGTGCAATCGAGGAAACAAATGTGTTTGCTGGGTCTGATCCTGAGCAATCCAGTATTCGTTTCAAGGAAAACACAATGCCACCTCCTAAAACAAACGTTATTGCTTCTACCCAGCAGGCTCCTTGTTTGCCAAGTAGCAATCTCGTAAATTTTCCGCACTTCTCAAGGCCAGGGCCAGTGATGGCTGATGTGGGATCATTGAATGGGCAGCTGGGGAAGGAATCAGGGAAGAGGATTCGGTTAGGGGCAGGAGAGTCCACCTCGATGATGACAATCGCATCAAGTATCTGCGGTAGCAACCAGATTCAAGCTCAGCCTGATCCCAGCCACACCATGAGCAGTGATACTGCAGGAGTTGCTGCAATAGGCCTGAAGGAGGATGCCCAGATGACATCACCATCGGAGAGAACGCGAACAAACACGTATGATGTTACTGTTACTTCATCATCAGGTGGGTCTGGTTGTAGTTTTGGAAGAGCAGGACGGCAGAGTGCCATCAATCAGAGCCACAAAAGAAAGGGAAGAGATGCAGAGGAATCCGAATGCCAGAGCGAG GAGGCTGACTATGAGTATGTGGAGGCAAACAAGCTAGCTCAACGGTCTCCATTTACACGAAGAAGCCGTTCTGCTGAAGTCCATAATCTCTCGGAGAGG AGAAGAAGGGACAGAATAAATGAAAAGATGAAGGCATTGCAAGAGCTCATACCTCATTGCAACAAG actGACAAAGCATCGATGCTAGATGAGGCAATTGAGTACTTGAAGTCCCTTCAACTGCAAGTTCAG ATAATGTGGATGGGAAGTGGCATGGCACCGATGATGTTTCCTGCTGTCCAACAATACATGTCGCGCATGGGTATGGGAATGGGTCATGCTTCCATGCCCTCTATACATGGTCCAGTCCAATTACCAAGAGTCCCATTCATCAATCAGTCTATAGCCTCGACTTCGACGGCACACCAGATGCCACTGTGCCTCTCTCCAGCCTTGAATGCATTGAACTTTCCTAATCAGATGCAGAATGTCCATCTTCCTGGATCATATGCCCCGTACCTTGGCTTCCATCACATGAGAGCACCCTCTCAG GAAATGGATTTCTATACATACGGATCTCGCATGGTGCAGCAGAATCAGACAGCAGCAGCGCCGAACAGCAGCATCCTTCCTACTGCTGGAGAAGTTCCTGCTGAGAATAATCAAAACAACAAATCTG GATCATGCATATAG
- the LOC103722886 gene encoding transcription factor PIF4-like isoform X4 has product MRTETAAGGKSIPFLFHSLHLLFFKAAHSITVELEEKGTTLEKEANSCAMNHYVPHWNLEDDSTSFRVLPATNQKKTIWSRSAPFPSISSTISRLDDELVELVWQDGRVITHSQTHRKSPPAIGEFKQAQKAEPAPKCRGPLGIWSNLSQEDETASWFQYSLDDSLEKEFCPEFFCGMPNVDAIGTGKMTKDVAAEGERPTKFGAIEETNVFAGSDPEQSSIRFKENTMPPPKTNVIASTQQAPCLPSSNLVNFPHFSRPGPVMADVGSLNGQLGKESGKRIRLGAGESTSMMTIASSICGSNQIQAQPDPSHTMSSDTAGVAAIGLKEDAQMTSPSERTRTNTYDVTVTSSSGGSGCSFGRAGRQSAINQSHKRKGRDAEESECQSEEADYEYVEANKLAQRSPFTRRSRSAEVHNLSERRRRDRINEKMKALQELIPHCNKTDKASMLDEAIEYLKSLQLQVQIMWMGSGMAPMMFPAVQQYMSRMGMGMGHASMPSIHGPVQLPRVPFINQSIASTSTAHQMPLCLSPALNALNFPNQMQNVHLPGSYAPYLGFHHMRAPSQNQTAAAPNSSILPTAGEVPAENNQNNKSEENLVRPCDVDCHLVVSSPDVGLMDTLITL; this is encoded by the exons ATGAGGACAGAGACCGCAGCAGGAGGGAAATCTATTCCATTTCTATTTCATAGTCtccatctcctcttcttcaAAGCAGCGCACAGCATAACAGTAGAGTTGGAAGAGAAAGGAACCACCTTGGAG AAGGAAGCTAACAGTTGTGCGATGAATCATTATGTTCCTCACTGGAATTTGGAAGATGACTCCACATCTTTTAGAGTTCTTCCTGcaacaaatcagaaaaaaacTATCTGGTCAAGATCTGCTCCCTTTCCTTCCATTTCTTCTACAATTTCTAG GCTGGACGATGAGCTTGTAGAGCTTGTGTGGCAAGATGGGCGTGTAATCACACACAGTCAGACTCATCGGAAATCCCCTCCCGCCATCggtgaatttaaacaagctcagAAAGCTGAGCCAGCACCAAAGTGCCGGGGGCCTCTCGGAATTTGGAGCAATCTGAGTCAAGAAGATGAAACTGCATCATGGTTCCAATACTCTCTTGATGATTCGCTAGAAAAAGAGTTCTGCCCAGAATTCTTCTGTGGAATGCCAAATGTAGATGCCATTGGTACCGGTAAGATGACTAAAGATGTCGCTGCAGAGGGAGAGAGGCCCACAAAATTTGGTGCAATCGAGGAAACAAATGTGTTTGCTGGGTCTGATCCTGAGCAATCCAGTATTCGTTTCAAGGAAAACACAATGCCACCTCCTAAAACAAACGTTATTGCTTCTACCCAGCAGGCTCCTTGTTTGCCAAGTAGCAATCTCGTAAATTTTCCGCACTTCTCAAGGCCAGGGCCAGTGATGGCTGATGTGGGATCATTGAATGGGCAGCTGGGGAAGGAATCAGGGAAGAGGATTCGGTTAGGGGCAGGAGAGTCCACCTCGATGATGACAATCGCATCAAGTATCTGCGGTAGCAACCAGATTCAAGCTCAGCCTGATCCCAGCCACACCATGAGCAGTGATACTGCAGGAGTTGCTGCAATAGGCCTGAAGGAGGATGCCCAGATGACATCACCATCGGAGAGAACGCGAACAAACACGTATGATGTTACTGTTACTTCATCATCAGGTGGGTCTGGTTGTAGTTTTGGAAGAGCAGGACGGCAGAGTGCCATCAATCAGAGCCACAAAAGAAAGGGAAGAGATGCAGAGGAATCCGAATGCCAGAGCGAG GAGGCTGACTATGAGTATGTGGAGGCAAACAAGCTAGCTCAACGGTCTCCATTTACACGAAGAAGCCGTTCTGCTGAAGTCCATAATCTCTCGGAGAGG AGAAGAAGGGACAGAATAAATGAAAAGATGAAGGCATTGCAAGAGCTCATACCTCATTGCAACAAG actGACAAAGCATCGATGCTAGATGAGGCAATTGAGTACTTGAAGTCCCTTCAACTGCAAGTTCAG ATAATGTGGATGGGAAGTGGCATGGCACCGATGATGTTTCCTGCTGTCCAACAATACATGTCGCGCATGGGTATGGGAATGGGTCATGCTTCCATGCCCTCTATACATGGTCCAGTCCAATTACCAAGAGTCCCATTCATCAATCAGTCTATAGCCTCGACTTCGACGGCACACCAGATGCCACTGTGCCTCTCTCCAGCCTTGAATGCATTGAACTTTCCTAATCAGATGCAGAATGTCCATCTTCCTGGATCATATGCCCCGTACCTTGGCTTCCATCACATGAGAGCACCCTCTCAG AATCAGACAGCAGCAGCGCCGAACAGCAGCATCCTTCCTACTGCTGGAGAAGTTCCTGCTGAGAATAATCAAAACAACAAATCTG AGGAAAATCTGGTCAGACCGTGTGATGTGGATTGCCACCTTGTTGTCTCCTCCCCTGATGTTGGCCTGATGGATACTCTAATTACTTTGTAG
- the LOC103722886 gene encoding transcription factor PIF4-like isoform X2 → MRTETAAGGKSIPFLFHSLHLLFFKAAHSITVELEEKGTTLEEANSCAMNHYVPHWNLEDDSTSFRVLPATNQKKTIWSRSAPFPSISSTISRLDDELVELVWQDGRVITHSQTHRKSPPAIGEFKQAQKAEPAPKCRGPLGIWSNLSQEDETASWFQYSLDDSLEKEFCPEFFCGMPNVDAIGTGKMTKDVAAEGERPTKFGAIEETNVFAGSDPEQSSIRFKENTMPPPKTNVIASTQQAPCLPSSNLVNFPHFSRPGPVMADVGSLNGQLGKESGKRIRLGAGESTSMMTIASSICGSNQIQAQPDPSHTMSSDTAGVAAIGLKEDAQMTSPSERTRTNTYDVTVTSSSGGSGCSFGRAGRQSAINQSHKRKGRDAEESECQSEEADYEYVEANKLAQRSPFTRRSRSAEVHNLSERRRRDRINEKMKALQELIPHCNKTDKASMLDEAIEYLKSLQLQVQIMWMGSGMAPMMFPAVQQYMSRMGMGMGHASMPSIHGPVQLPRVPFINQSIASTSTAHQMPLCLSPALNALNFPNQMQNVHLPGSYAPYLGFHHMRAPSQEMDFYTYGSRMVQQNQTAAAPNSSILPTAGEVPAENNQNNKSEENLVRPCDVDCHLVVSSPDVGLMDTLITL, encoded by the exons ATGAGGACAGAGACCGCAGCAGGAGGGAAATCTATTCCATTTCTATTTCATAGTCtccatctcctcttcttcaAAGCAGCGCACAGCATAACAGTAGAGTTGGAAGAGAAAGGAACCACCTTGGAG GAAGCTAACAGTTGTGCGATGAATCATTATGTTCCTCACTGGAATTTGGAAGATGACTCCACATCTTTTAGAGTTCTTCCTGcaacaaatcagaaaaaaacTATCTGGTCAAGATCTGCTCCCTTTCCTTCCATTTCTTCTACAATTTCTAG GCTGGACGATGAGCTTGTAGAGCTTGTGTGGCAAGATGGGCGTGTAATCACACACAGTCAGACTCATCGGAAATCCCCTCCCGCCATCggtgaatttaaacaagctcagAAAGCTGAGCCAGCACCAAAGTGCCGGGGGCCTCTCGGAATTTGGAGCAATCTGAGTCAAGAAGATGAAACTGCATCATGGTTCCAATACTCTCTTGATGATTCGCTAGAAAAAGAGTTCTGCCCAGAATTCTTCTGTGGAATGCCAAATGTAGATGCCATTGGTACCGGTAAGATGACTAAAGATGTCGCTGCAGAGGGAGAGAGGCCCACAAAATTTGGTGCAATCGAGGAAACAAATGTGTTTGCTGGGTCTGATCCTGAGCAATCCAGTATTCGTTTCAAGGAAAACACAATGCCACCTCCTAAAACAAACGTTATTGCTTCTACCCAGCAGGCTCCTTGTTTGCCAAGTAGCAATCTCGTAAATTTTCCGCACTTCTCAAGGCCAGGGCCAGTGATGGCTGATGTGGGATCATTGAATGGGCAGCTGGGGAAGGAATCAGGGAAGAGGATTCGGTTAGGGGCAGGAGAGTCCACCTCGATGATGACAATCGCATCAAGTATCTGCGGTAGCAACCAGATTCAAGCTCAGCCTGATCCCAGCCACACCATGAGCAGTGATACTGCAGGAGTTGCTGCAATAGGCCTGAAGGAGGATGCCCAGATGACATCACCATCGGAGAGAACGCGAACAAACACGTATGATGTTACTGTTACTTCATCATCAGGTGGGTCTGGTTGTAGTTTTGGAAGAGCAGGACGGCAGAGTGCCATCAATCAGAGCCACAAAAGAAAGGGAAGAGATGCAGAGGAATCCGAATGCCAGAGCGAG GAGGCTGACTATGAGTATGTGGAGGCAAACAAGCTAGCTCAACGGTCTCCATTTACACGAAGAAGCCGTTCTGCTGAAGTCCATAATCTCTCGGAGAGG AGAAGAAGGGACAGAATAAATGAAAAGATGAAGGCATTGCAAGAGCTCATACCTCATTGCAACAAG actGACAAAGCATCGATGCTAGATGAGGCAATTGAGTACTTGAAGTCCCTTCAACTGCAAGTTCAG ATAATGTGGATGGGAAGTGGCATGGCACCGATGATGTTTCCTGCTGTCCAACAATACATGTCGCGCATGGGTATGGGAATGGGTCATGCTTCCATGCCCTCTATACATGGTCCAGTCCAATTACCAAGAGTCCCATTCATCAATCAGTCTATAGCCTCGACTTCGACGGCACACCAGATGCCACTGTGCCTCTCTCCAGCCTTGAATGCATTGAACTTTCCTAATCAGATGCAGAATGTCCATCTTCCTGGATCATATGCCCCGTACCTTGGCTTCCATCACATGAGAGCACCCTCTCAG GAAATGGATTTCTATACATACGGATCTCGCATGGTGCAGCAGAATCAGACAGCAGCAGCGCCGAACAGCAGCATCCTTCCTACTGCTGGAGAAGTTCCTGCTGAGAATAATCAAAACAACAAATCTG AGGAAAATCTGGTCAGACCGTGTGATGTGGATTGCCACCTTGTTGTCTCCTCCCCTGATGTTGGCCTGATGGATACTCTAATTACTTTGTAG
- the LOC103722886 gene encoding transcription factor PIF4-like isoform X6 — translation MRTETAAGGKSIPFLFHSLHLLFFKAAHSITVELEEKGTTLEEANSCAMNHYVPHWNLEDDSTSFRVLPATNQKKTIWLDDELVELVWQDGRVITHSQTHRKSPPAIGEFKQAQKAEPAPKCRGPLGIWSNLSQEDETASWFQYSLDDSLEKEFCPEFFCGMPNVDAIGTGKMTKDVAAEGERPTKFGAIEETNVFAGSDPEQSSIRFKENTMPPPKTNVIASTQQAPCLPSSNLVNFPHFSRPGPVMADVGSLNGQLGKESGKRIRLGAGESTSMMTIASSICGSNQIQAQPDPSHTMSSDTAGVAAIGLKEDAQMTSPSERTRTNTYDVTVTSSSGGSGCSFGRAGRQSAINQSHKRKGRDAEESECQSEEADYEYVEANKLAQRSPFTRRSRSAEVHNLSERRRRDRINEKMKALQELIPHCNKTDKASMLDEAIEYLKSLQLQVQIMWMGSGMAPMMFPAVQQYMSRMGMGMGHASMPSIHGPVQLPRVPFINQSIASTSTAHQMPLCLSPALNALNFPNQMQNVHLPGSYAPYLGFHHMRAPSQEMDFYTYGSRMVQQNQTAAAPNSSILPTAGEVPAENNQNNKSEENLVRPCDVDCHLVVSSPDVGLMDTLITL, via the exons ATGAGGACAGAGACCGCAGCAGGAGGGAAATCTATTCCATTTCTATTTCATAGTCtccatctcctcttcttcaAAGCAGCGCACAGCATAACAGTAGAGTTGGAAGAGAAAGGAACCACCTTGGAG GAAGCTAACAGTTGTGCGATGAATCATTATGTTCCTCACTGGAATTTGGAAGATGACTCCACATCTTTTAGAGTTCTTCCTGcaacaaatcagaaaaaaacTATCTG GCTGGACGATGAGCTTGTAGAGCTTGTGTGGCAAGATGGGCGTGTAATCACACACAGTCAGACTCATCGGAAATCCCCTCCCGCCATCggtgaatttaaacaagctcagAAAGCTGAGCCAGCACCAAAGTGCCGGGGGCCTCTCGGAATTTGGAGCAATCTGAGTCAAGAAGATGAAACTGCATCATGGTTCCAATACTCTCTTGATGATTCGCTAGAAAAAGAGTTCTGCCCAGAATTCTTCTGTGGAATGCCAAATGTAGATGCCATTGGTACCGGTAAGATGACTAAAGATGTCGCTGCAGAGGGAGAGAGGCCCACAAAATTTGGTGCAATCGAGGAAACAAATGTGTTTGCTGGGTCTGATCCTGAGCAATCCAGTATTCGTTTCAAGGAAAACACAATGCCACCTCCTAAAACAAACGTTATTGCTTCTACCCAGCAGGCTCCTTGTTTGCCAAGTAGCAATCTCGTAAATTTTCCGCACTTCTCAAGGCCAGGGCCAGTGATGGCTGATGTGGGATCATTGAATGGGCAGCTGGGGAAGGAATCAGGGAAGAGGATTCGGTTAGGGGCAGGAGAGTCCACCTCGATGATGACAATCGCATCAAGTATCTGCGGTAGCAACCAGATTCAAGCTCAGCCTGATCCCAGCCACACCATGAGCAGTGATACTGCAGGAGTTGCTGCAATAGGCCTGAAGGAGGATGCCCAGATGACATCACCATCGGAGAGAACGCGAACAAACACGTATGATGTTACTGTTACTTCATCATCAGGTGGGTCTGGTTGTAGTTTTGGAAGAGCAGGACGGCAGAGTGCCATCAATCAGAGCCACAAAAGAAAGGGAAGAGATGCAGAGGAATCCGAATGCCAGAGCGAG GAGGCTGACTATGAGTATGTGGAGGCAAACAAGCTAGCTCAACGGTCTCCATTTACACGAAGAAGCCGTTCTGCTGAAGTCCATAATCTCTCGGAGAGG AGAAGAAGGGACAGAATAAATGAAAAGATGAAGGCATTGCAAGAGCTCATACCTCATTGCAACAAG actGACAAAGCATCGATGCTAGATGAGGCAATTGAGTACTTGAAGTCCCTTCAACTGCAAGTTCAG ATAATGTGGATGGGAAGTGGCATGGCACCGATGATGTTTCCTGCTGTCCAACAATACATGTCGCGCATGGGTATGGGAATGGGTCATGCTTCCATGCCCTCTATACATGGTCCAGTCCAATTACCAAGAGTCCCATTCATCAATCAGTCTATAGCCTCGACTTCGACGGCACACCAGATGCCACTGTGCCTCTCTCCAGCCTTGAATGCATTGAACTTTCCTAATCAGATGCAGAATGTCCATCTTCCTGGATCATATGCCCCGTACCTTGGCTTCCATCACATGAGAGCACCCTCTCAG GAAATGGATTTCTATACATACGGATCTCGCATGGTGCAGCAGAATCAGACAGCAGCAGCGCCGAACAGCAGCATCCTTCCTACTGCTGGAGAAGTTCCTGCTGAGAATAATCAAAACAACAAATCTG AGGAAAATCTGGTCAGACCGTGTGATGTGGATTGCCACCTTGTTGTCTCCTCCCCTGATGTTGGCCTGATGGATACTCTAATTACTTTGTAG